One Spiroplasma endosymbiont of Nebria brevicollis DNA window includes the following coding sequences:
- a CDS encoding class II fructose-bisphosphate aldolase, with the protein MLKHAQDNKYAVPAFNFDNLEILKGIILAAEQEHSPVIIMATASAIKFMGLDYTLAIANSAINTATVPIVLHLDHCFDPHFIKTKISSDFGSVMLDWSKYPLKENIEKTKEIMQFAAPLGIAVESEIGHVGGKEDDMNSDTNIYTNIDEAVLFRNKTNINALAISVGTQHGEYKGKPLLQIDLIKQIASKMPEIPLVLHGASGVDDEQLALAINAGICKVNMGTDLKVAYAQSLKDSFEKDPKLFDARIFGQAAIDAVQTVSRTKIVACGANNKAK; encoded by the coding sequence ATGTTAAAGCACGCCCAAGACAACAAATACGCTGTCCCTGCTTTTAACTTTGATAATTTAGAAATTTTAAAAGGTATTATCCTTGCTGCTGAACAAGAACATTCACCAGTAATTATTATGGCTACTGCTAGTGCCATTAAATTCATGGGTTTAGACTATACACTAGCCATTGCTAATAGTGCCATTAATACAGCCACAGTGCCGATAGTCTTGCACTTAGACCATTGCTTTGATCCACACTTTATTAAAACCAAAATCAGTAGTGACTTTGGTTCAGTAATGCTCGATTGGTCTAAATACCCTTTAAAAGAGAACATCGAAAAAACCAAAGAAATTATGCAATTTGCAGCGCCTTTAGGAATTGCTGTTGAATCAGAAATTGGGCATGTCGGTGGTAAAGAAGACGACATGAATAGTGACACAAATATTTATACTAATATTGATGAAGCAGTCCTATTTAGAAATAAAACTAATATTAATGCCTTAGCCATTTCTGTTGGTACTCAGCATGGTGAATACAAAGGTAAACCATTATTACAAATTGATTTAATTAAACAAATTGCTAGCAAAATGCCAGAAATCCCATTAGTACTACATGGTGCTTCAGGTGTTGATGATGAACAGTTAGCATTAGCTATTAATGCTGGCATTTGCAAAGTTAATATGGGGACTGATTTAAAAGTTGCTTATGCTCAAAGTTTAAAAGATAGTTTTGAAAAAGATCCTAAATTATTTGATGCAAGGATTTTTGGTCAAGCTGCGATTGATGCTGTCCAAACTGTTTCGAGAACTAAAATTGTTGCTTGTGGTGCTAACAACAAAGCTAAATAA